In the Acomys russatus chromosome 13, mAcoRus1.1, whole genome shotgun sequence genome, one interval contains:
- the Kcnj8 gene encoding ATP-sensitive inward rectifier potassium channel 8, with translation MLARKSIIPEEYVLARIAAENLRKPRIRDRLPKARFIAKSGACNLAHKNIREQGRFLQDIFTTLVDLKWRHTLVIFTMSFLCSWLLFAIMWWLVAFAHGDIYAYMEKSPMERSGLESTVCVTNVRSFTSAFLFSIEVQVTIGFGGRMMTEQCPLAITVLILQNIVGLIINAVMLGCIFMKTAQAHRRAETLIFSRHAVIAVRNGKLCFMFRVGDLRKSMIISASVRIQVVKKTTTPEGEVVPIHQLDIPVDNPIESNNIFLVAPLIICHVIDKRSPLYEISAADLVSQDLEVIVILEGVVETTGITTQARTSYIAEEIQWGHRFVSIVTEEEGVYSVDYSKFGNTVKVAAPRCSARELDEKPSILIQTLQKSELSHQNSLRKRNSMRRNNSMRRSNSIRRNNSSLMVPKVQFMTPEGNQCPSES, from the exons ATGTTGGCTAGGAAGAGCATCATCCCGGAGGAGTATGTGCTGGCACGCATCGCTGCGGAGAACCTGCGCAAGCCGCGCATCCGCGACCGCCTCCCCAAAGCCCGCTTCATAGCCAAGAGCGGAGCCTGCAACCTGGCGCACAAGAACATCCGTGAGCAAGGTCGCTTCCTGCAGGACATCTTCACCACCTTGGTAGACCTGAAGTGGCGTCACACGCTGGTTATCTTCACCATGTCCTTCCTCTGCAGCTGGCTGCTCTTCGCTATCATGTGGTGGCTGGTGGCCTTTGCTCACGGGGACATATACGCTTACATGGAGAAAAGCCCCATGGAAAGGAGCGGCCTGGAGTCTACTGTCTGTGTGACCAACGTCAG GTCATTCACGTCTGCGTTTCTCTTCTCCATTGAGGTTCAAGTGACCATCGGCTTCGGAGGGAGAATGATGACCGAGCAATGTCCTCTGGCTATCACGGTTCTGATTCTGCAGAACATCGTGGGCCTGATCATCAACGCGGTCATGCTGGGCTGTATCTTCATGAAAACGGCGCAGGCTCACAGAAGGGCAGAGACTCTGATTTTCAGCCGCCATGCTGTGATCGCCGTCCGCAACGGCAAGCTGTGCTTCATGTTCCGGGTGGGTGACCTGAGGAAGAGCATGATCATTAGTGCCTCGGTGCGCATCCAGGTGGTCAAGAAAACAACCACACCAGAAGGGGAGGTGGTGCCTATTCATCAGCTGGACATTCCGGTGGACAATCCCATCGAGAGCAACAACATCTTCCTGGTGGCCCCTTTAATCATCTGTCACGTGATTGATAAGCGCAGCCCCCTGTATGAAATCTCAGCGGCTGACCTTGTCAGTCAAGACCTGGAGGTCATAGTGATTCTCGAGGGCGTGGTGGAAACCACGGGCATCACGACGCAAGCGCGCACCTCCTACATCGCCGAGGAGATCCAGTGGGGGCACCGTTTCGTGTCAATTGTGACTGAGGAGGAGGGAGTGTACTCGGTGGACTATTCTAAATTTGGTAATACGGTGAAGGTGGCTGCTCCACGATGCAGTGCCCGCGAGCTGGACGAGAAGCCTTCCATCCTGATTCAGACCCTCCAGAAGAGTGAACTGTCGCACCAGAATTCCCTGAGGAAGCGCAACTCCATGAGGAGAAACAACTCCATGAGGAGGAGCAACTCCATCCGGAGGAATAACTCTTCCCTCATGGTGCCCAAGGTGCAGTTCATGACTCCGGAAGGAAACCAGTGCCCATCAGAATCATGA